The Falco biarmicus isolate bFalBia1 chromosome 1, bFalBia1.pri, whole genome shotgun sequence DNA segment TGTGGGCGATCCCCTCCCGGCTAGGCACCCGTCAGCCAGGTCAGTGGGTAGCTGCCTGAAGGCTTGAGAAGAGTGTAGGTAGGTTGTGTGTTGTCTCCCTTAGTAAGCCTTGCCTCTCCTGGAACTTCGAGACTGCCCTGTTGCCTTCCTCCTTCCTGAGCTTTCTTCTCAGCATCTCCTTAGCTGGCTGTTGAGGGGACTATTTAGACTGTTTGGCAGAACAAAAAGGGGGTTTGTGAGATCACATAAATGTCTGGTGCCAGGAATTTAGAAGGTCCAAGCTGCTAAGAGTTGTGATACTTGGTAGCAAATTAAGGCTAGAAATTGCCTGCAGCAGTGTTCTGTGTGTTGGCTAAACCCCTTCCCAGagcctgaaaaggaaaagtgtGGCGTGTGTTTTCCCAGGGGCCAAAAGGGCACAGTCCCTGGACTGGTGTCTCACAGTTCCTACAGACATCTCAGAAGATAATCCAGTTTGCATCAGGGAAGGAACCACAGCCAGGGGACACGATCATCTACGTGGCTGGAGCCTTCGACCTGTTCCGTATCCTTGACTCTTGTTTTGTCAGGAAAGTAGTTGTTtgatgtttttgtgttttgaggCAGCAGATTAAGATATTtgcctctctcccctccccccccccccttctttttttccctgtatttctcTCTGTATGTGAGGGAGGACACAGGAGTTCTTACTGTCAGTTTCTCAGTCACAGGACACTGAGAAAGGAGCTATAGCTCCTCTCTAGAGAGATTTGTGGCTTTGCAGGGTTTCAGGAAGACAGTTGGACATCTCCATGCTCTAGTGATCACACTGTAGTCCCTCTTGAGGACTGGCTGTCGTAGAAGAGTGACTGCACAGGGCAACTGGAGCAGACACTTTGTCCCTGCGACAGTCTTTGAGTCCTTGTGCCAGAACACCCGAAACAAGTAGAAATTCTGGACAGAGGCAAAGTTGAGTCCCTATAAGGTGGAGCTGAAAAGATGTCTGGCTTTGCCCTGAACCTCCAGAAAGTGGAGcccaagaaggaagaaaggccATAGGCAGAGagtaacacaaaaataaagtcCTTGGGATTCCTGTCTCCCACTGTCGTTTTTCGGTGCATCTGTCTGtgtcttcttttccctcttttcagtGTTAGCTTCAGTTCCTTAAATAGGTCTACAGATATTGGGCATGTAGATTTCCTGGAGAAGGTTCACCAGCTGGCAGAGAAACCCTACATCATTGCTGGGCTGCATTTTGATCAGGTCTGTATATAACATGGTCCAAAGACAGAGCAGCTTGGCCCCTGTTCTTTCTGAAACAAGCAAGCTGTGCTTGTCAAAACAGGGTTTTCATGTTGGGAGAAGGGCATTGCTTTGTGTCTCTTCTGATTGTGCCTGGTGCTTTGCTTTAGGAAGTAAATCGCTACAAAGGGAAGAACTATCCCATCATGAACATCCATGAGAGAACACTCAGTGTCTTGGCCTGTAGGGTAAGAGTCTGTCGGGTAGGTGCCTCTGTGCTGTTCCAGAAATTGCCCGGAGCTGTGTGGCGTTCACCTGAAGCCAACAATTTTGCATGAGTTCTTTGGCATGCACTGAGAAGGCAAAGACAAGGGTGATCGTTTTGGCTACCAGAGGTGCTGGCGTGCTCTTGGGAAGGATTGCTAGGCTCCTCTCATCCTGGCTGACCTGAGCTGTTGAACTTTTCCATCTCCGTTCCACTGGCACTGAAGAGGCAGGATGCCTTGCAGAGCACTGCTCTATTTGTGCAAAGACAGATATGTTGTAGAAAACTCTCTGCTACCTGCATCAGGGGAGAAAATACCTGGGAATGAAATGTGGGGAGGCCCAGGAATGTGTGCCCTGAGAAACTAACTTTTGGGTTTGCTTATAGATGCACTACCAGAAAGCTTATACTTTAGTGGAGAAAAAAGATGCTGTGTGACAAGCAGTGACTACTAAACCCACTTTCCTGTTCCCTTATTTGAGTTCTGAACTCTATAATCAGCTGACCTGCTCAGGTCTGTTTGGGAAGCAGGCTGGCCTCTGTTTTGGGGTTGTGTTTTtgtaggttttggggtttttaaatcTGGACTCTACCTGGTTTCTTTTCTAGTATGTCTCGGAAGTGGTGATTGGAGCCCCATACGCTGTCACTGCTGATCTGCTGGATCACTTCAGGGTGAGAGTCTTGGCATATAGATGGACGTGAAGGTGTTGCTGTGTGATGTGCTTAGGGAGCTAAAGTGGTGCAGGAAAACACAGGGATGTAGAAGAGAGATGGTCCTGCTCAGCTGGATTACAGGGAGTTCCAGATGCCCTGCCAAGCCTGGTACAGGAGAGGTGGCTTTGCTCGTCTCCAGGCTGTGCAGCAGTGAGGGCAACACAGGGAAAGTTCCTGTCATCTTTTTGGATCCTGTCAGTGACTTTATGTCCTTCTCCAGGTAACACTTGTATGTCACGGGATGACTGAGGTGGTGCCAGACAAGGACGGTTCTGATCCATACGAGGTAAGCTACTAGCTGATGTTGTCTGTGCTTCTTTGTCAGTATTTCATAGATACAGCATGCTTGGCTTTGTGTTCCTGAGCTGAGAATTTGTATTGCAGAGGATGCTACCCAAGCAAGTCCTTGGCAGGTGATGCTGGTTTTCATCCACCCCTGCCTGAGGGCAGCTACTTGGAGCAAAGCTTGTAAATTATTCACCACAGCTCTGTTTTTagtcactgttttattttgcctgtttCTGATGCTTTTATGTCAGAGTGAGAAGCCCTGTAATCTTTGCTCTATGCCAGTCCTGGGCAGCTCCCATATACATTAAGCTTTGCTTTCAGTAATTATTTATTCTGCCTCCTAGGAGATCATTTTGTATTGTGCCTGGCCAGGTGCCCACAGGGACCTGCCGTGACTTCTGCTCAGCTTTCACTACTGAGCTGTAGACCCAGAGGTCCTGCGTGTTTTTCACAGCTGAGTTTGCTGTGTTTGTTCACAGGAACCGAAGAGACGTAGCATCTTCCAGCTGGTGGACAGTGGCAGCAACCTCACCACAGATTTGATTGTGCAAAGAATCATCAAGAACAGGTTGgctttcttcttcatcttccaCTTCTGTTGCATACTGTTCCATCCAGCTTGGCGGAGGACTAATTAATAGGACAGGAAGAGAAGGGGTTATCTAAAGGCACAGAGTCAGTTAACTGGTCCTTCATCTTTCATAGTTTGGGCAGGTTACTTAGATGTGGATGTACTGGACTCTACAGGAAAAGGAACAGCTAAACTCTGCTGTCAGAATGCGCTTTGGAGCAcgttttatttttcttccttctctattATTGATAACATTTCCTTGATGTATTCTTGGGGAAGGAAGCATGTTGCTTCTTTCAGAGCTTTGCTCTTTTAGGCCTGAGCCCTTCACCTGCAGTGACCTTGGCTCAGGTCAGCGATAAACTAGATTTTGCTATTACGGCACTAAGTGGTCTGTCCCAGGACAGACCAAGCTCAGAacagcagcatcttccacaGGGGGAGAAACAGGTGTCTGACCAGTGTGGGAGCCTGGAACTTCAGAGTGACGGTAACAGCCGTGGGAAGCTCTGGGTACTGACTCTTGAAGAGGAGTCCAGGGGTTACTGGTGAGGTTTCTGAAGTACTCTTAGGACAAAGCAGCGTAGGAGGAACCAGTGCTCCCATGCTCCAGGTGCTTTTAGTCTACTAGAGATGGATGGATGAGAATCATGTGGCATTTTGTGATTGATGCAGGCTGGAATTTGAAGCTAGGAACcagaagaaggaagcaaaagagctggctgtgctggaggccATGAAAAGACTGGAAGATGAGAAGCACTAGGCCAGCAGAGTGGACACATGGGTCACAGAGTGCTGCAGCCTCACCCTTTTGAGAAGCAGACAGCTCTTTGAGGGGGGACCCCGAATGGGGACACTGCTGCTGGCATGCAGGATGTGCTGTCCTACCCTTTTCTGTCCTAGCTCCTCCTGCACTAATTATGCAGCTGTAATGAGTTGGGATCCTGCTGCCTAGTTTTTCCTCAGTTAATCAGCGCCCATCCCCTTTCCCAGGAGAAGAgttggcaaaagaaaaaaaaaaaagcagttttaattaTAACTAATGTTTTAACATGTTGATGTGCTTTTACCTTCTGCCATTTCTGGCTTTTAGTAGGAGGGAAACGGAGCAGCTGCCCAGGCCCTCTGGCCCTCCACCTTTGGCTGTCCTGACCAGTCTGCGTTCCAGGGTGGCCCTTTGGGCAGTGGTGTAGGGtggctggacaggctgggaagagtGGCCTCGGCCTTCCCAGGGAAAGGACATGGCACCTGCAGTTCCTCCTGTGAGTTTTCGGTTAGGGACACCAGGCCATCggtgtgctggctgctgcaggtccTGACGGGTCCTGTGCTTGGGGGTTCGCTGTGCcgcctctcccagctgctgcctctgcacagaTACCAGACCCAAAGCTACTTTGGGTTTAGCTGGATAAAGCCTCTCTCCGCTGTCACTGGGGCCAGCAAATTGTTTGCTGCCCCAGTAACAAGCAGCAGTATGGCACCTGGCAGCACAGGGACCCTCGATTTTGTGCTTTCCCTGGTGGGTTGAGGCGTTCCTCTGCACAAGAGGAGTGGGAACTCTGTGGGCTTTTGCCAAAGGCTGTTCCTGTTGTGAGGCAGTAGTGCCAGGTGTTGCATGTAGGCCTTGCTCGgagctctgcttgctgctgctgccagagcccagCTTGTGCCTGACGGTTACCCAAGGGAGGGACCTTGTCAGCTGAAGTCTCATGGTGGCTCATGAGGGCTGACATGCAGCACACATGCCCCTGTGGGGAGGTGCGGGGCCTGAAGAAATGGGTGCTGGGCTGAGCCCCTTTCTGCCTCTTACATTCCAgggtgctgtggtgggtgtcCTGGGCCGCTCCCTGCGCCATGTTGTACAGTCTTTCCGTGCCGGTTCTGTTGTCCTCTCTGTTGTAAACTTATGTTGCTGATCACTAATAAAATGTTGAAGAGTTTTGTGTGTTGGTCTCTTTGGGGCTTGAGCCTGGGTAGCAGAAGGGGGGCAGACCCCCCGCTGGAGATTCttcaagcagcagcttttccctGGAGCTGTGGGTGGGAGCCAGGAAGACACTGCTGTGCCCACAGAACAAGCATGTTGGCTTTGGAAAGCCCAGTCTGAGCGCTGGGGCATGTTGGGTTTGTTCTGGTACAGGGGATAGGGATCACTCTGGCTAGAAGCCATTTGTTCTCCTTGTGGGAGGAGGTTTTTTCCTGAATCCTCTAGAAAATTGGTCTAGACAGTGTGAGGGAGGCCTTAGCTTTACTGTGTTTTGGCGTTTTATGCTTTCTGGATTCTAAAACAGCAGCACAATTGGCACTGGAAAGGTGAGTGTCTCAGCAGTTCACCAGGCAGGTGACCATGGTGCGTGCAGAGGGTGGAGGTGACCTGAATTCTGCTGCTGGCTTCATGTATGCCAAAGCAGTGTCTGCGAGCAGTTGTGGTGGGTCTGTCCTGCTGCCTGgaggggctgcagtggggtCTGATCAGCTGTGGAGTGTGGGGTCTCATGGCTGCGTAGTTGCTAATCCCAGAGCCTGTGTTCATTACCGAAATGCCAGTACACTGATGTGTTATCTGTGACGAGCCAAGACACCCACCCATTGGGGAGCACTCCCTGCCGAGCACCAGGCTGGAGTGACTGCAGAACCtggagcctcctgccctccttgaTGGAGCCCCTCGGGTGCCTGCGGCAGGAACGGCAGCCCCATCCCCACGATGTGGTGAGCACAGGCGATACTGCGTGTCTGCTCATCCAAGGCTCCTCACAGACGGTTGCCCCTGCAGGCCCAGGCaagcccttgctgctgctgctgctctgctgctgtgtagAGGCTGCTTCACTGCATCTCCAGGCAGGACCAGGGTTTTGCCCTCCCTGACCTCCCACTGCTGTTGGGCAGCTCGGGGACCTGCCCCGACCAAACCGGGCTGGCAGGACCGCAGCGCTCCGGGGCCACCGCCTCCATCGCCAGGCGGAGGCCCTGCCCTCTCGGGGCGGTGGCGCCCGCGGGGAAAGAGCCGCTCGCTGCCCGGGCCGCCAAGGGGCTCTGCCCGCCGGGACCGGGTAAGACTCGGGGCGCGCCCTGGCATGGACCCTCCCGCGCCCCGCAGAGCCGTCCTCCGCCGCCGCGTCCCCCCCCGCCGCGAGCACCGACCCCGACCGCAGCGGGACACGGGACACCGGAGAGGCGGTCGCACGTTTATTGAGGGCGGCCCAGCCGGGagcgcggccggcggcgggaACCGGCGCCAGCCCCCCTCGCCGCCGGCTGGTGTAACGGGCCATCACTCCTTGAACTTCCACTCCTGCCGGCACAtggggcagtgctgctggaCCTGCTGCGAGTTCAGCCACTTGAGGATGCAGTGCATGTGGAAGCAGTGCGAGCACTGCCCCCACACCAGCGGGCAGTCGTCGCCGGGCACCTTGCCTGCGGCATGGACAGGCCGTCAGGCCCGGCGCGGACGGACCGCTaggcccgcccgcccgcccgcccgcccgcccgcccggcgccgcaCTCACAGTCGGGGCAGCAGCCGTTGAAGGCCATCCGGCAGATCCCGCAGTTCTCGTCGTtggccacccacagccaggaggcCACGCCGTGCCAGGTCCGCACGCGCACCCGCATCGCGCTGCCACCGCCCCGCCGGAAATCCCGCCCCCGCCCCCAAGGCCCAGCGCACAAGCGCGCGCGGCTGCCGCGCCTTTGCCGCTGGCCCCGCCTTTTCCGCTTCCGGCGTCGGCACAGCGCGGCCGGAAGTGCAGGCCCCGGAGCGGAGCCGCCATCATGGCCGACAAGATGGACATGTCCCTGGACGATATCATTAAGCTCAACCGGAGCCAGCGAGGGGCTGGCCGGGGCGGTggccggggcggccggggcaggGGTGGCGCCACCCGCgggggcgggcccggccggggcggcgTGGGAGCCGGGCGagcgggaggcggcggccccGTGCGGAACAGGCCGGTGATggcccggggcggcggcaggAACCGGCCCGCGCCCTACAGCCGGGTagggagcgcggcggggcgggtGGGGAACGTGGTCGCTCGACGGGCTTGGCGGCGGGCTGGGGAACCAGGCCCGGGCCGAGCGttcggcgcggcggggcgggcggcggtgggctggggcggggggaccgcggggtggggggcgggcccggccggcggcCCTTTGTCCGCTCCTGGTGGGGGGTGCGGCGTGGCCGGCGGCGGCCTGTGGCCCGCGGTGCCCCGGCGCCAGTCACCGAGGTCCTGGTTTCGTTGCAGCCGAAGCAGCTCCCCGAGAAGTGGCAGCACGACCTGTTCGACAGTGGCTtcggggcgggggccggcgtGGAGACCGGCGGGAAGCTGCTCGTCTCGAACCTGGACTTCGGTGTCTCAGACGCAGACATCCAGGtaggggctggggagcagcaccgCTGGGTACGTGGGGGCGGTTCGCCGGGGGTTTCATTCATAGCGTCGGGGTGGGGCACACATGGCGCCCGCGGGAGCTCCGCAGGTCCCGCTGCTTTGTGTGCCCGTAACGGAAGATCCTCGAGTGAACTAGCTCTGCAGGCGTGATGGGTTTGTGCC contains these protein-coding regions:
- the ANAPC11 gene encoding anaphase-promoting complex subunit 11 isoform X2, which encodes MRVRVRTWHGVASWLWVANDENCGICRMAFNGCCPDCKVPGDDCPLVWGQCSHCFHMHCILKWLNSQQVQQHCPMCRQEWKFKE
- the LOC130141259 gene encoding ethanolamine-phosphate cytidylyltransferase-like isoform X6 translates to MLRNGAAGGGGPAAGGAAVPRPVRVWCDGCYDMVHYGHSNQLRQARAMGDYLIVGVHTDEEIAKHKGPPVFTQEERYKMVQAIKWVDEIAPGAPYVTTLETLDKYNCDFCVHGDDITLTIDGKDTYEEVKTAGRYRECKRTQGVSTTDLVGRMLLMTKAHHSNIDEDLDYRKHTDNFGKGPKGHSPWTGVSQFLQTSQKIIQFASGKEPQPGDTIIYVAGAFDLFHIGHVDFLEKVHQLAEKPYIIAGLHFDQEVNRYKGKNYPIMNIHERTLSVLACRYVSEVVIGAPYAVTADLLDHFRVTLVCHGMTEVVPDKDGSDPYEEPKRRSIFQLVDSGSNLTTDLIVQRIIKNRLEFEARNQKKEAKELAVLEAMKRLEDEKH
- the ANAPC11 gene encoding anaphase-promoting complex subunit 11 isoform X1: MRVRVRTWHGVASWLWVANDENCGICRMAFNGCCPDSGPAALPHVPAGVEVQGVMARYTSRRRGGLAPVPAAGRAPGWAALNKRATASPVSRVPLRSGSVLAAGGDAAAEDGSAGRGRVHARARPESYPVPAGRAPWRPGQRAALSPRAPPPREGRASAWRWRRWPRSAAVLPARFGRGRSPSCPTAVGGQGGQNPGPAWRCSEAASTQQQSSSSSKGLPGPAGATVCEEPWMSRHAVSPVLTTSWGWGCRSCRRHPRGSIKEGRRLQVLQSLQPGARQGVLPNGWVSWLVTDNTSVYWHFGNEHRLWD
- the LOC130141259 gene encoding ethanolamine-phosphate cytidylyltransferase-like isoform X7 produces the protein MLRNGAAGGGGPAAGGAAVPRPVRVWCDGCYDMVHYGHSNQLRQARAMGDYLIVGVHTDDDITLTIDGKDTYEEVKTAGRYRECKRTQGVSTTDLVGRMLLMTKAHHSNIDEDLDYRKHTDNFGKGPKGHSPWTGVSQFLQTSQKIIQFASGKEPQPGDTIIYVAGAFDLFHIGHVDFLEKVHQLAEKPYIIAGLHFDQEVNRYKGKNYPIMNIHERTLSVLACRYVSEVVIGAPYAVTADLLDHFRVTLVCHGMTEVVPDKDGSDPYEEPKRRSIFQLVDSGSNLTTDLIVQRIIKNRLEFEARNQKKEAKELAVLEAMKRLEDEKH